A part of Rhodamnia argentea isolate NSW1041297 chromosome 8, ASM2092103v1, whole genome shotgun sequence genomic DNA contains:
- the LOC115755298 gene encoding uncharacterized protein LOC115755298, translating to MADSKNSKPAVEEGEEEGVDERKYFQKVLDDVVSLNSLFTVAVFVGLSLAQPGQVQSLEDDITCHPDAKIRKRLVGFEIVSFSCFVFSGFLAKTVKIFLYISKKREGLPGAAVKSPHRQWKSLAGFYLSIYGTMVGCLLLLLAMVGVVQIKLGRLSCHSEFAVSTVSVMVSTIGLGLLIYFTVVTYGLVFTARNAPPPPQGKAAETGKGVAVAVGKE from the coding sequence ATGGCTGACAGCAAGAACAGCAAACCCGCGGTGGAAGAAGGTGAAGAGGAGGGAGTGGACGAGAGGAAGTACTTCCAGAAGGTGCTCGACGATGTCGTCAGCCTCAACTCCCTCTTCACCGTCGCCGTCTTCGTCGGCCTCTCCCTCGCCCAGCCGGGCCAGGTTCAGAGCCTCGAGGACGACATCACTTGCCACCCGGACGCCAAGATACGCAAGCGGCTCGTGGGCTTCGAGATCGTCTCCTTCAGCTGCTTCGTCTTCTCCGGCTTCCTCGCCAAGACCGTCAAGATCTTCCTCTACATCTCCAAGAAGCGGGAGGGCTTACCCGGCGCCGCCGTGAAGAGCCCGCACCGCCAGTGGAAGAGCCTCGCCGGGTTCTATCTGTCAATCTACGGGACCATGGTCGGGTGCCTGCTGCTGCTCCTGGCCATGGTCGGCGTAGTCCAGATCAAGCTCGGCCGGCTCTCGTGCCACAGCGAGTTCGCAGTCAGCACCGTCTCCGTCATGGTCAGCACCATCGGCCTCGGCCTGCTGATCTACTTCACCGTGGTGACCTACGGCCTGGTGTTCACCGCCAGGAACGCTCCACCGCCGCCCCAAGGCAAGGCGGCAGAGACCGGAAAGGGCGTTGCCGTCGCGGTTGGGAAGGAGTGA
- the LOC115755297 gene encoding uncharacterized protein LOC115755297: MEKLAVEKKYFEKVLDDIVSLNSLFTVAVFIGLSYAQPGQVQSLADDPSCHPDTTMRRRLVYFEIASFSCFIFAGFLGKAVKIFLYTSEKQEGKGKPLRKWKSLLGFYSSIYGTMLGCLLLLLAMIEVIQIKLGRLSCHGKYTVTTVAIMVGIIGLSLLIFFFAVTNGLRIAYAELKKNKEKKIGHRPACA; the protein is encoded by the exons ATGGAAAAGCTAGCGGTCGAGAAGAAGTACTTCGAGAAGGTGCTTGACGACATCGTGAGCCTCAACTCCCTCTTCACCGTTGCCGTCTTCATCGGCCTCTCTTATGCCCAGCCGGGCCAAGTTCAGAGCCTCGCCGATGACCCCAGTTGCCACCCGGACACCACTATGCGCAGGCGGCTCGTATACTTTGAGATCGCCTCCTTCAGCTGCTTCATCTTTGCTGGCTTCCTCGGCAAGGCTGTCAAAATCTTCCTCTACACCTCCGAGAAGCAGG AAGGGAAGGGGAAGCCCCTCCGCAAGTGGAAGAGCCTCCTCGGGTTCTATTCTTCGATCTACGGGACCATGCTCGGGTGCCTGCTGCTGCTCCTGGCCATGATCGAAGTCATCCAGATCAAGCTTGGCCGGCTCTCATGCCACGGCAAGTATACAGTCACCACTGTCGCCATCATGGTCGGCATCATCGGCCTTAGCCTGCTGATCTTCTTCTTTGCAGTGACCAACGGCCTGAGGATTGCCTACGCGGAacttaaaaagaataaagaaaaaaaaatagggcaCCGTCCCGCATGTGCCTGA
- the LOC115755296 gene encoding uncharacterized protein LOC115755296, which yields MADSNEQMDEKKYFQKVLDDIVSLNSLFTIAVFIGLSFAQPGQVQSLNDDPSCHSDTNLRKRLVGFEIASFSCFIFSGVLAKTVKIFLYTSENQDALDREEKRSEEPHNSEEEKQKSYRKGPSLIGFYLSIYGTMLGCLLLLLAMVDVVQIKLGRLSCHSKSTLTTVCVMVVIIGLSLLIFFFAVTNGVRIAMRMKKDKENKQGTEKKEKNIGNRPVGAV from the coding sequence CAACGAGCAAATGGACGAGAAGAAGTACTTCCAGAAGGTGCTTGACGACATCGTGAGCCTCAACTCCCTCTTCACTATCGCAGTCTTCATCGGCCTCTCTTTCGCCCAGCCGGGCCAAGTTCAGAGCCTCAACGATGACCCCAGTTGCCACTCGGACACCAATTTACGGAAGCGGCTCGTGGGCTTTGAGATCGCCTCCTTCAGCTGCTTCATCTTTTCCGGTGTCCTCGCGAAGACCGTCAAGATCTTCCTCTACACATCCGAGAACCAGGATGCCCTAgacagagaagagaagagaagcgaGGAGCCCCACAACtcggaagaagagaagcagaagAGTTACCGCAAGGGGCCGAGCCTCATCGGGTTCTATTTGTCAATCTATGGGACCATGCTCGGGTGCTTGCTGCTTCTCCTGGCCATGGTCGACGTCGTCCAGATCAAGCTTGGCCGGCTCTCATGCCACAGCAAGTCCACATTGACCACTGTCTGCGTCATGGTTGTCATCATCGGCCTTAGCCTGCTAATCTTCTTCTTTGCAGTGACCAACGGCGTGAGGATCGCCATGCGAATgaaaaaggacaaagaaaataaacagggcaccgagaaaaaagaaaaaaatatagggAACCGTCCTGTGGGTGCCGTGTAA